The Candidatus Nitrosocosmicus franklandus genome contains a region encoding:
- a CDS encoding alcohol dehydrogenase encodes MKSARITKPHEPLEVQQLEIPKPMGPQVLVKVRSSGVCHSDIHLWDGGYEGLDGQILKTTDRGVKYPLTPGHEIAGTIESLGDQAEGFSKNEKVIVYPWIGEGLCPACRSGEENLCDKPRSLGVYLDGGYSEYVLIPSFKYLIKINDDLDMDAAATLSCSALTAYGAVKNANLKPNDNVVIVGTGGLGLMAIQLARSVTGARIIALDINDDKLKNAKDNGANDVINSKKEDTVKSIMELTNNLGADAVIDFVNASKTVEVDMQFLRRRAKVVLVGLFGGELKLGLVSMPTRAYRLIGSYTGTINDLAELVSLAKRGVIKPLISNRFKLDQATQALTMLKEGKIAGRGIINP; translated from the coding sequence ATGAAATCAGCAAGAATTACTAAACCACATGAACCTTTGGAAGTACAACAACTTGAAATTCCCAAACCTATGGGACCACAGGTTCTTGTTAAAGTTCGTTCTTCAGGAGTATGTCATAGCGATATTCATTTGTGGGATGGGGGATATGAAGGCCTTGATGGACAAATCTTAAAAACAACTGATAGAGGGGTAAAATATCCGTTGACTCCAGGTCATGAAATAGCGGGTACTATAGAGAGTTTAGGAGATCAAGCCGAAGGATTTAGTAAAAATGAAAAAGTAATTGTATATCCCTGGATAGGTGAAGGCTTGTGTCCTGCTTGTAGAAGTGGTGAGGAAAACCTTTGTGATAAACCGCGATCATTAGGTGTATATTTAGATGGAGGTTATTCAGAGTACGTTTTAATACCAAGTTTCAAATATCTAATAAAAATAAATGATGATTTGGATATGGACGCAGCTGCTACATTGTCATGTTCTGCACTTACTGCGTATGGAGCAGTTAAGAATGCTAATTTAAAACCAAATGACAATGTTGTGATTGTTGGCACAGGTGGATTGGGATTGATGGCCATACAGCTAGCGAGATCAGTTACTGGCGCCCGGATTATCGCGCTGGATATCAACGACGACAAATTAAAAAATGCCAAAGATAATGGCGCCAATGATGTAATCAATTCAAAAAAAGAAGATACTGTCAAGTCAATAATGGAACTAACCAATAATCTTGGCGCTGACGCAGTAATTGATTTTGTCAATGCATCAAAAACCGTAGAGGTTGATATGCAATTTCTTAGAAGAAGGGCAAAAGTAGTTTTGGTAGGACTATTTGGCGGCGAATTGAAATTGGGTCTCGTAAGTATGCCAACTAGAGCGTACCGGTTGATTGGATCATACACTGGAACGATAAATGATTTGGCAGAATTAGTTTCATTAGCTAAAAGAGGAGTAATAAAACCACTAATTTCAAATCGATTTAAACTTGATCAGGCAACACAAGCCTTGACGATGTTAAAAGAGGGCAAAATTGCAGGTAGAGGGATAATAAATCCATGA
- a CDS encoding rhodanese-like domain-containing protein, giving the protein MTNKISPRDLQKKRGKPGKYMIIDVRDGKELEGQEFDGGDSKIFGAVNIPLTQLIRDSRNGDLDRLRQVPLYLYSTVGNRADIATDELNTQGFNAFSIEGGFIAWKQEIQGRQNMVKFGKFKEVIDKIKK; this is encoded by the coding sequence ATGACAAATAAAATATCGCCTAGAGACTTGCAGAAAAAAAGAGGCAAGCCTGGAAAATATATGATTATAGATGTAAGAGATGGAAAGGAGTTGGAAGGCCAGGAGTTCGATGGAGGTGATAGCAAGATATTTGGAGCTGTCAATATACCACTTACACAGTTAATTAGAGACTCAAGAAATGGGGATTTAGATAGACTTAGACAAGTACCATTATATCTTTACTCTACTGTGGGTAATAGAGCAGACATTGCAACAGATGAGCTTAACACACAAGGATTTAACGCCTTTAGTATTGAAGGTGGGTTTATTGCATGGAAACAGGAAATACAGGGAAGGCAAAACATGGTTAAATTTGGAAAATTTAAAGAAGTAATAGATAAAATCAAAAAATAA
- a CDS encoding NAD(P)-dependent malic enzyme — protein MGLEEDAINLHRTLKGKIEIHNTIDINKSFNGKSDVLDLIYTLGVAFVSRVISKDKKLAFDYTSKWNNVAIICDGTRVLGLGDVGPEAAIPVMEGKSVLFKVLGGVNAFPLCIDTKDKEEIIKLVKSIQPIFGAINIEDIESPKVLEIVERLQKELMIPVFHDDQHGTAIIALAGLLNALKIVQKKIDQIRVVIAGAGSAGYGIFRILIEAGCKDIVVTDSIGALYENRTTGMKNPYKREISEKSNPMKLTGSLIEVMKGADVFMGVSGKGKLINKDMIQTMNPDPIIFGLSNPDPEILPSDALEAGATIVATGRSDFANQINNAVVFPSILRALLDLRINTLTQGMLVAVATAIANILDNKQLKSDYIIPKVDDPRIIHIVTDTLRNAIQNHLENKTETIA, from the coding sequence ATGGGTCTAGAAGAAGATGCAATAAATCTCCATCGAACACTAAAGGGAAAAATCGAAATTCACAATACCATTGATATAAATAAATCTTTTAATGGCAAGAGCGATGTACTTGACCTTATTTATACTCTAGGTGTGGCATTTGTATCGCGAGTTATAAGTAAAGATAAAAAATTAGCATTTGATTATACGTCCAAATGGAACAATGTTGCCATTATTTGTGATGGGACACGGGTACTGGGATTAGGAGATGTTGGTCCCGAAGCTGCAATTCCAGTTATGGAAGGAAAATCTGTATTGTTCAAAGTTTTAGGTGGAGTGAATGCTTTTCCTCTGTGTATTGATACCAAAGATAAGGAGGAAATTATTAAATTAGTAAAATCTATTCAACCAATTTTTGGTGCAATCAATATAGAAGATATTGAATCACCGAAAGTACTTGAGATTGTAGAAAGACTACAGAAAGAACTTATGATACCAGTCTTCCATGATGATCAACACGGTACAGCAATAATAGCTTTAGCAGGATTATTAAATGCGCTTAAAATAGTACAAAAGAAAATAGACCAAATAAGAGTGGTAATTGCAGGAGCTGGATCAGCTGGATATGGGATATTCAGAATACTGATAGAAGCAGGATGCAAGGATATTGTCGTAACTGACAGTATTGGAGCATTATATGAAAATCGAACCACTGGCATGAAAAATCCATATAAAAGAGAGATATCGGAAAAATCAAATCCTATGAAATTAACTGGAAGTCTTATTGAGGTCATGAAAGGGGCAGATGTATTCATGGGAGTATCTGGAAAGGGTAAATTGATAAATAAAGATATGATACAAACAATGAATCCTGACCCAATTATTTTTGGTTTAAGTAATCCTGATCCTGAAATTCTACCTTCTGATGCTTTAGAGGCGGGTGCGACAATTGTTGCTACTGGAAGATCGGATTTTGCAAATCAGATAAACAACGCTGTAGTTTTTCCATCAATACTTCGTGCTCTTTTGGATCTTCGAATCAATACGCTAACTCAAGGTATGCTGGTAGCGGTTGCTACAGCCATAGCAAATATACTCGATAATAAACAGTTAAAATCAGATTATATAATACCGAAAGTCGATGATCCTCGGATTATTCATATTGTTACAGATACATTAAGAAATGCAATACAAAATCATTTAGAAAATAAAACTGAAACTATAGCATAA
- a CDS encoding 4Fe-4S dicluster domain-containing protein, with amino-acid sequence MPIDPEFPKNHKIIGKHKNADGRFHFVWGPGRTDAESSENADVQDAYKQRNEEYVGLGVHGTFVALDWDSCIADGACIEACPVQVYQWYRSEQDVPAIEMTNTTSEGIGEDRNREGRKDYTDKSDPIRERDCIWCMACVTVCPTNSIKVDEANLTIHDEMSKKF; translated from the coding sequence ATGCCAATAGACCCAGAGTTTCCAAAGAATCATAAAATTATAGGAAAACATAAAAACGCAGATGGAAGATTTCATTTTGTTTGGGGTCCTGGGAGGACTGATGCTGAATCCTCCGAAAACGCAGATGTTCAAGATGCGTATAAGCAAAGAAACGAAGAATACGTAGGTCTAGGAGTGCATGGAACATTTGTAGCACTGGATTGGGATTCATGTATTGCTGATGGAGCTTGTATTGAGGCATGCCCTGTACAGGTGTACCAATGGTACAGATCAGAACAAGACGTTCCTGCCATAGAGATGACCAATACTACTAGTGAAGGAATAGGTGAGGACCGCAATAGAGAAGGAAGAAAAGATTATACAGATAAATCAGACCCAATAAGAGAAAGGGATTGTATTTGGTGTATGGCATGTGTGACCGTATGTCCCACCAATTCTATCAAAGTAGATGAAGCCAATTTAACGATACATGATGAGATGTCAAAAAAGTTTTAG